In one Petrotoga sp. 9PW.55.5.1 genomic region, the following are encoded:
- a CDS encoding ABC transporter ATP-binding protein, with protein MIVEVKDLVKSFHSKPVLNKINLNVDEGEIFSLIGPNGAGKTTTLRCLYGELKPENGEIKLFSETLNPRIKEKISVMTEDRLTFSNFKGSDYLKIWQMLYPNFNEETFSNFVLHYNLDMNQKVERYSMGMKTLFYLALTISSNADLLLLDEPTQNLDPVIRAEALGILRRYANETNKTIVISSHEIYELEEISTSFAIIKEGKILYSDDMDSAKEKHRMIRKGEPIPNGEVVSNFEEEVLVRTKDEIGRFPTFNEIVLGYLRSTPSFTPFGVKKS; from the coding sequence ATGATAGTTGAAGTAAAAGATTTGGTTAAGAGCTTTCATTCTAAACCAGTTTTGAATAAGATTAATTTAAATGTAGATGAGGGAGAAATATTTTCACTGATAGGCCCTAACGGGGCTGGAAAAACGACTACGTTAAGATGTTTGTATGGTGAGTTAAAACCTGAGAATGGGGAGATAAAATTATTTTCCGAAACTCTGAATCCAAGAATAAAAGAAAAAATTTCTGTAATGACGGAAGATAGGTTAACTTTTTCAAATTTCAAAGGAAGCGATTATCTGAAAATTTGGCAAATGTTGTATCCGAATTTCAACGAAGAAACATTTTCAAATTTTGTTTTGCATTATAATTTAGATATGAACCAAAAAGTAGAAAGGTACTCTATGGGTATGAAAACATTATTTTATTTAGCCTTGACTATTTCAAGTAACGCAGATCTTTTGCTTTTAGATGAACCCACACAAAACCTTGATCCAGTTATAAGGGCAGAAGCTTTAGGGATTTTAAGAAGGTATGCTAATGAAACTAATAAAACTATAGTAATCTCATCACACGAAATATACGAACTTGAAGAGATTTCTACATCATTTGCGATAATCAAAGAAGGAAAAATATTGTATTCTGATGATATGGACTCAGCTAAAGAAAAACACAGAATGATTAGAAAGGGTGAACCGATACCAAACGGAGAGGTAGTTTCAAATTTTGAAGAAGAGGTATTGGTAAGAACAAAAGATGAAATTGGAAGATTTCCAACATTTAATGAAATAGTATTAGGATATTTAAGAAGTACCCCCTCTTTCACCCCGTTTGGTGTTAAAAAATCTTAA